CAAATCCATGGCAAAAAAGAAGTCAGAATTGTCAGCTTTCATCTTCATGAAATAACTATGCATCGCCTCAGCATCTCCTTCAACAAGTAATTTATGTCGCTTAGTATTCAAATAATTTCGGCAATCCTTCTGATTATATTGAAGGTTATCATGTCCCCCCGCCTGAATCTGAAGTGAGTCATAAGTCTTATACAATGGAATCCCAGCTTTATCATTCAATACGAGCTTTCTTTTCACATGTTCATCAAGAACCCTATTGCTTTTGTAAAACTTGGACTTTCCTGGGCTATATTCATGATTGTGCTCCAAGGCAACCCGATTTAACCTCCACTTTCCATCCGGACATATAGCAAAATTAAGACGTGCTGGAcactcaatttttgtttgtggccGTGGTTTGACCGGATTGGTTGTTTTGACCTTTGCCTTTCCACCGCGACAACATTGAAAAGTAACATTCCTTAAGTTTCCATCTCTTCCCTTCTTGCTAGTTCTTTTAGCCACAGCAAACCCATTTTCTTTAGCATATCTTGAGTAATATAGATAAGCATCATTTGGTGTGTCGAATATCATTCCCTCATTCGGTTGCTCAACTCTatcttcaaaattttctgtttcctCTTTTCCATCTTCATTAGTACATATCTCATCACACTCCTTTTTTGAAGAACCACTCGATACATCGTCTTCATCTTCATTGTATCCATTTCATACCTCCTCTTTCTCATTAGAATCTATCTCATCTTGATTCGATGATCGTGGAGGCATTGTCGAAGGAATAGAATTTGGCGACATTGGAAACATCACCTACATGTTGAACAATTAACTAAGGTCGATAAGTATTATCACAAGATAGGACACCAAATCAATAACAACTTCATTAGACAAAAAAAGACGGCCAAGTCATGCATCATTttcacaacaaaatcaaaaatttcacCAATAGGCATCAATAATTTCAGTTAAACAAAATCTCTAATTTCAGTTAGACAGAAAACCGACTCTAATTTCAGTTAAACAGGAACCGCTAGATTAAATAAAATGAAGAATTGGTTTTAGCCTTTTAGGATTAATGCTAAGTCTtcacagttaaaataaactcaTATTGATACACCAATTTCTGTGGGTTAATGCCAAGTCTTCACAACTAAAAATTAAACTCAAATTGATACACCAATTAAGGCATCTAAAATCTCTCACTTTCAAGCCACCACAAATCTCGTACTTACGCCACCATCGGGCTCCGGTATCAATCTTAGGCTTAATGAAAAACTGCTAATTCCATCATTCCAAACAAGCCCATTATTCATTCTATAGGCTAAATCCACAAAAAATAACCATCAAAATTCCCATTGTTCATCACTACAAGTCTACAAGAGTCCCACAAAAAATAGCCATCAAAGACATAGATCAAAGTTCTTCAAACACTTAaccaaaatgacaaaaaatatactCTCAAATCCAAGGATTGAAAAGCAGTTTTGTAAAGTCAGAAATTAaaaatttgcaacaaaaaatcaTCGATTTATCAATAAGGACCTTAATTTAGCGAATGTGAAATTATCAATATTCTGTCCAAAAGGACAACGGAATCCTAAAACAGTACTAATTCATTGAATTAGAAGAGAAGTTCAACAAGAATGATAACAAGcattaaaaaaatggagactTGTAGATGTACACAAATGGTGCTCGTGGTGTCGGTGCTTGTGGTGTTGCAATTTTCGTGAAGGGTTGATCGCCGGAGGTGGAGCCGGTGGTCGTGGTGGTagacggtggtggtgggtgtCGCCGgtggtcctcctcctcctctttctctctgttcGTTGGTTTTCTAGATGGGTGGGTTTGGGGCTTTGGGGGAAATGGTCTGTTTTGGGGGGAAAATTAGAATTTCAgcgggttttttcttttttcctgggCAGCTACTGGCGTGGGGCCCACCGCCACGTCAGCGTCGGGAAAAAAATCGGGGAAATGGGTCGGTAAGTGTAGACTTATTGATTGAAAAAAGAATGTACGTATTAACTGATGATAATTcgtctatttttttataataatcaCTCTCTTTTTATTCTCTTATGGggtgaatttaaaaaattaacctTTCATTTGTGTATCTTTTCACATTTGAAAGgacatctttgtaaatttctataccaccaaaaaacaaaaaggagagtgcGGTTATAAGTaagtgtaggggttcgatttgacggtagatcttgtttgatagatttcattaagatcttttatacggtgtaaaaaaaatcaaaaaattatttttcatttttattatatttgaatttaaaaattgaagaaaaaatactttttaaaaaagaaggttagttggaacaccacctcaCTCAAACAATAGACATATTTTTCACAAATAGGAGCTGTGTGTTGAaacattttaaaaacaaatcacTTATGAGAGTAATCATGCAGGATATTAACCCGGCCCTTGATCGCAGTCACTTCTCAAATAGTCCACGGGGATTAAAGAAAGTGAAAAACAGCCGCCAAACACTGTATTAATTCAtgagaaaattttctttgtcgGGTGGATATATCCCATGTGGTACCTGTTCTGCACATTCGGGCTATCCAATACACTATTGGATGACTCGGATTAAAACCCTTTCTCCTCttaccccaacactttctctctcattttttttttctctaaatccgagccatccaaaaacgTAATGGATGGCTTggatgcgccgagcgggcaccacgtggtacccactctgcactaaaaaaaattccatattaATTAGTGCCAATGCAGTGCATtgttgaaatatatatatatatatatatatagagagagagagagagagagagagagagagagagagagagagagagagagccgtgtaTAGACCGTTGGTCGTGGTTACTTTCTTGCTCTACAAGGATATTGAACAAAGGTCAAGAGAGAATTACCAATACAACTTCGTTTCGTTTTGCTGATAAAAAGTAGAGAAAACCAAAAGTAATTCCATCTTGGCATGGCCATTGAACTTGGGCGGCTCTAACATCAAATACTCAGTAATGGGTTCAGAAATTTGCATTAGTGAAGgcacacaaattagtaaacttAACTTGTACATTTATAGTTACTTAATCAACACATTTTTCGCCGGTAAAATAATAAATtggatatatatacacacacttggGTCCGTGCCCCCACGAGATCCCACTTGGGTCCGTCCTTGCAAATACGCCGTGGTATCAATAATACTCCTACATACTACAATAAAAAAGAGTACTTTTACAACAAAATTTAATGACGAAATCCAAATTTCTTACAGGATCGATACTCCTATTGACAAGTAGACCCATATTTTGTCAAGTCCTCTTTCCTCAcaaaaaaatgtaatatttggcgaggaaatacaaatttttttgacgAAAGATTACcttttggtgagaaaataagaattttgcCGCCAAATTTAagactaattaattttttactataaaaaaatCGTGTTATCTAAGATAAATAATGCATacatatttattatatatattttgtagTTGAACCTAAATTCTAGAGCTGTCCTTGCATTTCGATATGTAACTTTGTCCTTCAGTCTGTGTCAGCAACATTTTTTAAGTGGGTTTAAGCCATTGATCAATGGTGGAGCCATTAAGGGGCTGGGATGGCCGAGGCCCccaggtgtttttttttggtttcagcAAATTGATCTACAGTTCATTTTGGACCATCCCATTTGGATTCTAGCCCAGCTTTTTTTACCGTGCTGGACTTGGTCCATTATATTGTTTAATTTGAAGTCTAAGATCcttgaatttattattttagcCTTTTGTATTTAAAACTGGGGTCAATTTACATTCCAATCGCGCGCTGTTTTTCAAATGGCGCGTTGAACACTAGGGCTGgcgatcatctctctctctctctttggatctctctctcgatctctctggatctctctctggatctctctctcttgatctctatcaggtacgtctctctctctctctctctctctctctctctctctctctctctctctctctctctctctctctcgttgttgatttttttgcaagttaTGGTTTAGTTTCGAGTTTGTGCGATTTTGACTCAGTTTTGAGTTTGTGCGATTTgtaattgtactattttttggagttttgcaaGCTGTCATTGTTCGGTAATGCTGTTTGTTGATTTACTGGCACAATGATCATTTGTGTATTGGCATATTTGTATCTGTTAGTCTTTCTGTGTATCTGTCATGTTGTTTTTGTTCGTATGCTGTATTTGTATCTGTATCTATCAGCGTGATTTTGTTGGCATGTTTGTATCTGTTAGTCTCTCTGTGTTTCTGCATGTTTTTGTTCTGTATCTGTCAGCATGTTCGTGTATCTGTGTCCCTTTGTCtctctgttttgtttggtatatGCGTTTATATTTGTCCTGTTATacctttgttttctatttgtttttgcaGAGTAGGATTACTCTATTTCAATGGCTTTTTCGGTTATATTGATGTGCAAATATGGTGAAGTTATTCTAGTTGTCATGGCTACAAGAGGTTTTGGTTTCAATGATCTGGTGGAAAGCATTCATAAAAAGTGGCAGAATTTGGATAGTTTTGAGCTTTTTTATGCTGTCGCTGACCATCATAATTGCATTCTGGACAATGATGAATACTTTTGTAACATGATTGCATTAGCTGCTGCATTTGGTGTGACTTGTGTTGATGTATCTGTTGGggttatttcttcttctaccATTGAATGCGGTAAAAGTTTGGGTGAATGTGTTAGAAGTTTTGAATATGGTGAGTGTAGTACTTTtcaaggagaggaagaagatccgCTTGATGAATTTTGTCCTCATCATGAGACAGTGCGTCTTTCAGCCGATTGGGTTAATTTGCTTAAGTGTGTTGGTCAAGAGTTCAGAGATGGTGTAGATGATTTTAAGGCTTGTTTGTCTAAATATGCCGTTGAAGTTGGTTTCAAGTATAAATATCTGAAAAATGATAGATCAAGAGTAATGGCCGAGTGCTGTAAGAAGCTGGATGGTTGTACATGGTTTATTCACGCAACTTTAGAAAGatcgaataatttttttgttattagggAGTTTCACAAAGAGCACAATTGTATTGGTACgttttttagttcaaaaaattCTCGGATGACCTCAAAAATTATTGCCAAAAAAATTGTTGAGGAGGTTCGTTCGAAGCCATCTTATACACCGATAGAGTGTTTGAAACATTTTGAGGGACGATATGGTTGTTTGATTGGTTATTACCATGCATGGTTAGCAGTTGAGAAAGCAAATAAGGAGCTATTTGGTgattttcaattatcttttgacAAACTCCGCTGGTATGCTGAggaattaaaggagaaaaaccCGAGGACTGTTATGGATGTGGAATATTGCAATGAAACTAATCGGTTTATAAGGTTTTTCCTGGCGTTTGATGCATGCATTAAAGGCTTCAACTATTGTCGTCCTATTTTGGCTGTTGATGGTACCTTTTTGAAGGGGAGATACAAAGGAACGCTTCTCTCAGCTATAGGAAAGGATGCCGATCAAGGTTAGTTactattttttgttgcttgttgTATCTGTTAGTCTCTTGGTATCTCTGTCAGCATGTTCGTGTATCTGTTGACATGTTGGTTTTATTGGTATATCTGTGTATCTGTCTCTTTGTTTTGGTATATCTGTAGTTGATGCAGTTGATAATGTATTTTGTTGTTTGCTTTTGTTGAAGGATTAGGTTTTGTTGGTATATCCGTCTCTTTGTTTTGGTATATCTGTTGTTCAAACAGttgataatcttttttttttgttgttgcttgttTTATCTTTTAGTCTCTTAGTATCTCTGTCAGCATGTTCGTGtatcttttgttgattttgttgtatCGCTTAGTCTTTTGACATATTGGTTTTGTTGATATATCTGTGTATCTGTCTTTTTGTTTGGTATATCTGTTGTTGATACAGTTgatattgttttttgttgttgccttTTGTTAGAGTAGGATTATTTCCTCTTGCTATCGGTGTTGTTGACTCTGAGACAGAGGCAAATTGGCAATGGTTTTTGGAGAAGCTGTCAACAGTTATTACGTGTTCTCGGCCTCTTATGTTCTTTACGGATCGTCACTCAGGTCTTGTAAAGTATGTGCCTACAGTTTTCCCAACTGGTTATCACTCTTACTGCTTGCAGCATTTGAAGGGAAACCTTAGGGATAAGCTTTCAGGTCGACTCTCAAATGGGTTTAGGGAGAAAGTAGTCAATCTTTTCAATGATTGCGCACATGGTCCTACTGTGATAACTTTCGCCAAGGCTCTTGAAGAGCTATGTACTGTTGGTGGAGCGAGTGCAAAGAATTTTGTTGAGTCATATCCGCTTGAGAGATGGGCAAACGTGTACTTTGAAGGTAGACGATATGGTGAAATGACTTCAAATGCAGCTGAGTCATTTAACAACCAGATTCTTAAATTCCGTCATTTGCCAATATGTGAGTTGGTTGATAAGGTAAGGGTGCTAATCATGGAGCAGATGTGTAACAGAAGACTACTATCAAACAAGTGGAGCAGCTATGTTTGTCCTGTAATGGAGAAAAAGTTGATTGACCGTTTCAATAAAGGTCGAACTTGGCATGTGGCAGCAGCAAACGATGATATTTTTGAGGTTTTTTCTCAGCCAACTGTTGTGGTTGATCTTAAGAAGAGGACATGCACGTGCTGTCGTTGgcaacttcatctttttccatGTGTGCATGCTGTTACAGTTATTCAAAAGACAGAAAAACAAATGTACGATTATATTGATCCTTATTATACTATTGAGGCTTTCCAATTGTCGTATGAAGGTACTATAAACCCGGTCCCCACTCTTGGAGCTCCGTGATCACGAAAGAATTTACCATCATTCTTCCTTCTAAAATGAGGAGGCCACGTGGGAGGCCAAAAGTTGGGAGAATCCGATCAAGGGGTGA
The sequence above is drawn from the Rhododendron vialii isolate Sample 1 chromosome 6a, ASM3025357v1 genome and encodes:
- the LOC131328396 gene encoding uncharacterized protein LOC131328396 — translated: MATRGFGFNDLVESIHKKWQNLDSFELFYAVADHHNCILDNDEYFCNMIALAAAFGVTCVDVSVGVISSSTIECGKSLGECVRSFEYGECSTFQGEEEDPLDEFCPHHETVRLSADWVNLLKCVGQEFRDGVDDFKACLSKYAVEVGFKYKYLKNDRSRVMAECCKKLDGCTWFIHATLERSNNFFVIREFHKEHNCIGTFFSSKNSRMTSKIIAKKIVEEVRSKPSYTPIECLKHFEGRYGCLIGYYHAWLAVEKANKELFGDFQLSFDKLRWYAEELKEKNPRTVMDVEYCNETNRFIRFFLAFDACIKGFNYCRPILAVDGTFLKGRYKGTLLSAIGKDADQGLFPLAIGVVDSETEANWQWFLEKLSTVITCSRPLMFFTDRHSGLVKYVPTVFPTGYHSYCLQHLKGNLRDKLSGRLSNGFREKVVNLFNDCAHGPTVITFAKALEELCTVGGASAKNFVESYPLERWANVYFEGRRYGEMTSNAAESFNNQILKFRHLPICELVDKVRVLIMEQMCNRRLLSNKWSSYVCPVMEKKLIDRFNKGRTWHVAAANDDIFEVFSQPTVVVDLKKRTCTCCRWQLHLFPCVHAVTVIQKTEKQMYDYIDPYYTIEAFQLSYEGILVYVYLFYVGVSVCLYVGILVYLYVYVGISVGGMSGQDIPDMVRWMPSENNFTNEKLEI